One Nostoc sp. UHCC 0302 DNA window includes the following coding sequences:
- a CDS encoding AbrB family transcriptional regulator, translated as MTETATAPLTGKALLAKVKELSTLPRRERAKQCGYYTVTKNNQVRVNLTDFYDALLSARGIPLSPEAPKDGRGREPTYRVSVHQNGQIVIGATYTKAMGLKPGDEFEIRLGYKHIHLIQLGESDKKETLQDIDDVEESDEEDLDEEE; from the coding sequence ATGACTGAAACTGCAACCGCCCCATTAACCGGAAAAGCTCTACTTGCTAAAGTAAAAGAACTTTCCACTTTACCACGCCGAGAAAGAGCTAAGCAGTGCGGCTATTACACTGTTACTAAGAATAACCAAGTTCGTGTCAATCTCACTGATTTTTATGACGCTTTGCTGTCGGCTAGAGGAATTCCTCTAAGTCCAGAAGCACCTAAAGATGGTCGTGGTCGTGAACCGACGTATCGCGTTAGCGTTCATCAAAACGGTCAGATTGTAATTGGTGCAACATATACCAAAGCAATGGGCTTAAAGCCTGGAGATGAATTTGAAATTAGGCTGGGATACAAGCATATTCACTTGATTCAACTTGGTGAAAGTGATAAAAAAGAAACCCTACAAGACATAGATGACGTGGAAGAATCGGACGAAGAAGATTTGGACGAAGAGGAGTAA
- a CDS encoding CPBP family intramembrane glutamic endopeptidase, producing MFFLSILKPLFKPSVNALLTFMEDASVLVIVLTFFVFWVGCWLPVAGILAIFLNWQPNKPVQPEQKIPLLVSLYLLAPLILWGVNWLSKKSFSDYGFIVNISTLSSLGLGLGLGVLSLVVVFSGQLWLGWCSFQKSNIKLVLPIFLPILLIALLVAAIEELVFRGFLFTELEQDYPIWLAAVISSLIFALLHLVWEQRETIPQIPGLWLMGMVLVLARFFDSGNLGVAWGLHAGWVWAIATIDTAGLITYTDKVSDWVTGKNKKPLAGVAGIICILGTGAMIWFFL from the coding sequence GTGTTTTTTTTGTCTATTTTGAAACCGCTGTTTAAACCTTCAGTTAACGCCTTACTGACATTTATGGAAGATGCATCAGTACTAGTTATAGTACTGACATTTTTTGTTTTCTGGGTAGGATGCTGGTTGCCAGTGGCAGGAATATTAGCAATATTCCTCAATTGGCAACCAAATAAACCTGTGCAGCCAGAGCAAAAGATACCTTTATTGGTGTCTCTTTACCTATTAGCTCCCCTAATTCTTTGGGGAGTTAATTGGCTGTCTAAGAAATCTTTCTCTGATTATGGCTTTATAGTAAATATTTCAACTTTAAGTTCTTTAGGGCTAGGTTTAGGCTTGGGCGTGCTGAGTCTAGTCGTTGTCTTTAGTGGGCAATTATGGCTGGGTTGGTGTTCTTTTCAAAAGTCAAACATCAAGCTAGTGTTACCCATTTTTTTACCAATTTTGTTAATAGCATTGTTAGTCGCTGCTATAGAAGAGTTAGTTTTTCGGGGTTTTCTGTTTACAGAATTAGAGCAAGATTATCCAATTTGGCTAGCAGCAGTAATTTCTAGCTTAATTTTTGCCTTGCTACACTTGGTTTGGGAGCAGCGCGAAACCATACCTCAAATTCCTGGACTGTGGTTAATGGGAATGGTGTTGGTATTAGCACGGTTTTTTGATAGCGGCAATTTAGGTGTAGCTTGGGGACTGCACGCAGGATGGGTATGGGCGATCGCTACTATAGACACAGCAGGACTGATTACTTACACAGATAAAGTTTCAGATTGGGTTACTGGTAAGAACAAAAAACCTTTAGCTGGTGTAGCAGGAATTATTTGCATATTAGGAACTGGAGCGATGATCTGGTTTTTCTTGTAA
- a CDS encoding TldD/PmbA family protein, which translates to MGSENLSHDTLAEQLLELAIKSGAEAAEVYQSRSLSRPVFFEANRLKQLETSQSEGTALRLWRNGCPGLTVAYGSVPPEVLVERAIALSQLNQPEPVELGTNFQPSYPDLGKSVPIEVLVDWGKEAIALIRDAYPDVLCNSDWECDVETTRLVNTKGLDCHYTDTTLSCYMSAEWVRGDDFLSVSDGQTQRGELQPERVANQILQRLIWSRENVPSPTGRVPVLFTSKAADMLWGTVQAALSGKRVLEAASPWAERLGKPVIAPTLTLYQDPEAGPYSCPFDDEGTPTESLMFIENGILRHFYCDRTTGRQLGISTTGNGFRPGLGSYPTPGLFNFLIQPGSASLHDLIQQLDDGLIVDQMLGSGSGISGDFSINVDLGYRVQNGRVIGRVKDTMVAGNVYTALKQVVTLGGDADWNGSCYTPSLIVEGLSTTGRS; encoded by the coding sequence ATGGGTTCTGAAAATTTGTCACACGATACACTAGCCGAACAACTGCTGGAACTGGCCATAAAATCTGGAGCAGAAGCTGCTGAGGTGTATCAGTCGCGATCGCTTTCTCGACCAGTATTTTTTGAAGCAAATCGGCTCAAGCAGCTAGAAACCAGTCAATCTGAAGGCACAGCACTGCGGCTGTGGCGAAACGGATGTCCAGGACTCACGGTGGCTTACGGTTCTGTCCCTCCGGAGGTGCTGGTAGAACGAGCGATCGCTTTGAGTCAACTTAATCAGCCGGAACCAGTGGAATTAGGTACTAACTTTCAGCCATCCTACCCAGATTTAGGAAAAAGTGTGCCTATAGAGGTTTTGGTAGATTGGGGCAAAGAAGCGATCGCCCTGATTCGCGATGCCTATCCAGATGTTTTATGTAACAGTGACTGGGAATGTGATGTTGAAACTACCAGACTTGTCAACACTAAAGGTTTAGATTGTCACTACACTGACACAACCCTTAGTTGCTATATGTCGGCAGAATGGGTACGCGGTGATGATTTCTTGAGTGTTTCCGATGGTCAAACCCAGCGGGGCGAACTGCAACCTGAAAGAGTAGCTAACCAAATTTTACAACGGTTAATTTGGTCAAGAGAAAACGTTCCATCCCCTACTGGTCGCGTTCCAGTCTTGTTTACTTCTAAAGCTGCTGATATGCTTTGGGGAACTGTCCAAGCTGCTTTAAGCGGTAAGCGAGTCTTGGAAGCAGCTTCTCCTTGGGCAGAACGCCTGGGTAAACCAGTAATTGCACCCACCCTCACCCTTTATCAAGATCCTGAAGCTGGCCCTTACAGTTGCCCTTTTGATGATGAAGGCACTCCTACTGAGTCTTTAATGTTTATCGAAAACGGAATATTACGGCATTTCTATTGCGATCGCACTACTGGCCGTCAATTGGGTATTAGCACAACTGGGAATGGTTTTCGCCCTGGTTTGGGTAGCTATCCTACTCCTGGTTTATTTAATTTCTTGATCCAGCCTGGTTCTGCATCGCTACACGATTTAATTCAACAACTGGATGATGGCTTGATTGTGGATCAAATGCTCGGTAGTGGTAGCGGTATTTCTGGAGATTTTTCCATCAATGTCGACTTAGGCTACCGTGTGCAAAATGGTCGCGTCATTGGGCGCGTTAAAGATACGATGGTTGCTGGTAACGTTTACACAGCTCTCAAACAAGTAGTTACACTTGGTGGTGATGCTGATTGGAACGGTTCTTGTTATACTCCATCTCTGATAGTAGAAGGATTATCTACAACGGGTAGGAGTTGA
- a CDS encoding chloride channel protein — MSPSVVIQRFRIWWQPRRGLAIAEASVIGLVAALSAVFLKVGSGWLGTWRVHSADLLPAWLALPAIGLGFGYLAGLLVERLAPEAVGSGIPHVKASLANVPVTLSWRVAVVKLVSSIIALGSGITLGRQGPTVQVGAALAAGMSRWVPTSPDHRRQMIAAGAGAGLAAAFNAPIAGVLFIVEELLQDLSGLTLGTAIIASFIGGVISRMLGGGSLDLNLQFTQSLSRFSIPEIPFFLLLGIMAGLLGALFNRGLIFSIQFYKRLHISLPLRVALAGFVSGIVVAMLPVSFRNNTGLREYFITADNDPTLAAIAFAAQFILTLVAFGSGAPGGLFAPSLILGSCLGHIVGICESYVLGEGSLTTYALAGMGGFFSAVSKVPITAIVIVFEMTTDFNLVLPLMIVSVAAYLVADKVVPGSLYEKLLELNGINLAKQLPIEGTLTKLTAKDVMQERVETLDAEMSLDEAMQAFARSHHRGFPVVEDSKLVGIVTQTDLLKIRERNLASDISLKEIMTPTPMTVTPSYTLGNVLYLLDRYQISRLPVLDGRKLIGIITRADIIRAEADHLNCENDTPGPQPEPSYVVYQTRSPSVGRGRLLVPIANPETARILLQMATAIARDRYYEIECVQVIVVSRRSSPAETQVRTAKSRRLLRQAEVLARKWKIPLHTQIRVTHDVAQAILEIINEQHIDLILMGWKGNTSTPGRIFGNVVDTVIRQATCEVVLVKLGKSQAKGVEELPPLSHSPTLPLPHSPTPPLSHSPTPPLPHSPTPPLPHSPTPPLSHSPIQQLASTNGWWAECAIGD, encoded by the coding sequence ATGTCGCCTTCTGTTGTGATTCAGCGCTTTCGCATTTGGTGGCAGCCGAGAAGAGGTTTAGCGATCGCAGAAGCTTCTGTTATCGGTTTGGTGGCAGCCCTATCAGCGGTTTTTCTGAAAGTAGGATCGGGATGGCTGGGAACATGGCGAGTCCACAGTGCTGACCTTTTACCAGCATGGCTGGCTTTACCAGCAATTGGTCTTGGCTTTGGGTATCTAGCTGGTTTATTGGTGGAGAGGTTGGCCCCAGAGGCGGTAGGTAGCGGTATTCCCCACGTTAAGGCCAGTCTTGCTAATGTGCCAGTTACACTATCCTGGCGTGTGGCAGTTGTCAAGTTAGTCAGTTCAATTATTGCCTTGGGTTCAGGGATAACTTTAGGACGGCAAGGCCCCACTGTCCAAGTAGGGGCAGCTTTAGCCGCAGGCATGAGTCGCTGGGTTCCAACTTCCCCAGATCATCGGCGGCAAATGATTGCTGCTGGTGCAGGTGCGGGTTTAGCAGCTGCTTTCAATGCCCCGATCGCGGGTGTATTGTTTATTGTCGAAGAGTTACTTCAAGATTTATCAGGACTGACCTTGGGAACCGCTATTATTGCCTCATTTATTGGTGGGGTGATATCCCGGATGTTGGGTGGTGGCAGTCTGGATCTTAACTTGCAATTTACACAGTCTTTAAGCAGGTTTTCCATTCCCGAAATTCCCTTTTTCCTGCTGTTGGGTATCATGGCGGGGTTGCTGGGTGCATTGTTTAACCGTGGGTTAATTTTCAGTATTCAATTTTACAAGAGATTACACATTAGCTTGCCCCTACGGGTGGCTTTAGCTGGATTTGTTTCTGGTATTGTCGTGGCAATGCTCCCTGTTTCTTTCCGTAACAATACTGGTTTAAGAGAATACTTTATTACTGCTGATAATGATCCTACTTTAGCAGCGATCGCTTTTGCAGCTCAGTTTATCCTGACTTTAGTAGCATTTGGTTCAGGAGCGCCTGGAGGGTTATTTGCTCCTAGTCTGATCTTGGGTTCTTGCTTAGGACACATAGTTGGGATATGCGAATCCTATGTATTGGGAGAAGGTTCGCTAACTACCTATGCTTTAGCGGGTATGGGCGGATTTTTTAGTGCTGTTTCTAAAGTACCAATCACGGCAATTGTGATTGTATTTGAGATGACTACAGACTTCAATCTGGTACTACCTTTGATGATTGTGTCTGTAGCAGCGTATTTAGTTGCAGATAAAGTAGTGCCTGGTTCGCTTTATGAGAAACTTTTGGAATTGAACGGCATTAATCTCGCAAAACAACTTCCTATAGAGGGGACATTAACCAAGTTAACAGCAAAAGATGTAATGCAGGAACGGGTGGAAACTCTAGATGCAGAGATGAGCTTGGATGAAGCGATGCAAGCTTTTGCCCGTTCTCACCATCGCGGTTTCCCAGTAGTGGAAGACAGCAAACTGGTAGGAATTGTAACGCAAACAGATTTGCTAAAAATCCGCGAACGCAATCTAGCAAGTGATATTTCCTTAAAGGAAATTATGACGCCCACACCGATGACGGTAACACCGAGCTATACCTTGGGCAATGTACTGTATTTACTTGATCGCTATCAAATTAGTCGTTTACCAGTGTTGGATGGACGAAAACTGATTGGGATTATTACCCGTGCAGATATTATCCGAGCAGAAGCAGACCATCTCAATTGTGAAAACGATACTCCAGGGCCACAACCAGAACCTTCTTATGTAGTTTACCAAACGCGATCGCCTAGTGTTGGCAGAGGGAGATTATTAGTACCGATAGCTAATCCAGAAACAGCACGTATCTTGTTGCAAATGGCAACAGCTATTGCTCGCGATCGCTATTACGAAATAGAGTGTGTGCAAGTGATAGTAGTGTCACGCCGTAGTTCCCCAGCAGAAACCCAGGTAAGAACAGCAAAAAGTCGTCGTTTGCTCAGACAAGCAGAAGTTTTAGCAAGAAAGTGGAAAATTCCCCTGCATACTCAAATTCGAGTTACTCACGATGTAGCGCAAGCAATTTTAGAGATAATTAACGAACAACATATAGATTTGATTTTAATGGGATGGAAAGGTAATACTTCCACCCCTGGTCGTATTTTTGGCAATGTTGTAGACACAGTAATTCGCCAAGCTACCTGTGAAGTTGTTTTAGTTAAATTAGGCAAAAGTCAGGCCAAAGGAGTCGAAGAACTTCCCCCACTCTCCCACTCCCCCACTCTCCCACTCCCCCACTCTCCCACTCCCCCACTCTCCCACTCTCCCACTCCCCCACTCCCCCACTCTCCCACTCCCCCACTCCCCCACTCCCCCACTCCCCCACTCTCCCACTCCCCAATTCAACAGCTGGCTAGTACCAATGGCTGGTGGGCCGAATGCGCGATTGGCGATTAA
- a CDS encoding WGxxGxxG family protein: MKRFNVSKVLGISAIALSLATLPTIVPASAQTSSTTDGTATTTTTDRQATDGNYQDGDWGLLGLLGLFGLLGRKSRKHDETASYGNRDVVGTPGSRSNF; encoded by the coding sequence GTGAAACGCTTTAATGTCTCTAAAGTTCTCGGAATTAGCGCTATAGCATTAAGTTTAGCCACTCTGCCCACAATTGTGCCGGCTTCTGCTCAAACAAGTAGCACTACTGATGGAACTGCTACAACCACTACCACAGACCGCCAAGCTACTGATGGAAATTATCAAGACGGCGATTGGGGTTTGCTAGGTTTGCTAGGTTTATTTGGGTTATTGGGTCGCAAGAGCCGCAAACACGATGAAACCGCGAGTTATGGTAACCGTGATGTTGTAGGTACTCCAGGTTCACGTTCTAACTTTTAA
- the holB gene encoding DNA polymerase III subunit delta', with translation MTTDPFLQLIGQKQAIELLTQAVRQNRVAPAYLFVGPDGVGRSLAARCFIELLFSSFVAPQLISSIQNRLRQGNHPDLLWVQPTYQHQGQILTATEAAEKGLKRKAPPVIRLEQIRKITEFLSRPPLEAPRNLVVLEEAQTMAESAANALLKTLEEPGQATLILIAPSPESVLPTLVSRCQRIPFYRLDTQSLTQVLTQIGNQELLQHQAVLSIAAGSPGNAIASYKQLQEIPPELLQDLAKVPSSHRKALELAKKIDRDLDTEAQLWLVDYLQQSYWQECHEASIIKQLEQVRKFLLCYAQPRLVWECLLLSLCQNPPVRSY, from the coding sequence ATGACTACTGACCCGTTTCTACAACTTATAGGACAAAAGCAAGCAATAGAATTACTTACCCAAGCTGTTCGACAAAATCGGGTTGCCCCTGCTTATCTATTTGTGGGGCCAGATGGTGTAGGACGAAGTTTAGCAGCACGGTGTTTTATAGAGTTACTGTTTTCTAGTTTTGTCGCGCCGCAATTAATTTCTTCTATACAAAATCGTTTACGTCAAGGCAATCACCCTGATTTATTGTGGGTGCAACCAACTTATCAACACCAGGGACAAATACTGACAGCTACTGAAGCAGCAGAAAAAGGACTCAAGCGTAAAGCCCCACCTGTAATTAGGTTAGAGCAGATTCGGAAAATTACTGAGTTTCTGAGTCGTCCGCCTTTGGAAGCACCGAGGAATTTGGTGGTGTTAGAGGAAGCTCAAACAATGGCAGAATCCGCAGCGAATGCTTTGCTCAAAACTTTAGAAGAACCAGGACAGGCAACATTAATTTTAATTGCACCTTCACCTGAGTCTGTGTTGCCAACCTTAGTTTCACGTTGTCAACGCATTCCTTTTTATCGCTTAGATACACAATCTTTGACTCAGGTATTAACTCAAATAGGCAATCAGGAACTATTGCAACATCAGGCAGTGTTGAGTATAGCTGCTGGCAGTCCTGGTAATGCGATCGCATCTTACAAACAATTACAAGAAATACCTCCAGAATTACTCCAAGACTTGGCAAAAGTGCCTTCGTCTCACCGCAAAGCCTTGGAGTTAGCTAAGAAAATTGATCGGGATTTAGATACAGAAGCACAACTGTGGTTAGTCGATTATCTTCAACAGTCTTACTGGCAGGAGTGCCATGAAGCTAGCATTATCAAGCAGCTAGAACAGGTGCGTAAGTTTTTACTTTGTTACGCCCAGCCACGCCTTGTTTGGGAATGTCTACTTTTATCACTATGTCAAAATCCACCAGTGCGATCGTACTAA
- a CDS encoding CAP domain-containing protein, with protein sequence MSGKLPQMLWVVGITLIPLVLTGCEQMIEYLPPLPRIEVPSSKPLQSPLPAQSGNTAQIETAVRQRINKVRQTKGLQPLDNNERLAQVARNYSRQMAEKNFFSHTGADGSDLQDRVRAGGISYWMVGENLFKSTNVPQPVPVAVDGWMKSPGHRENILRPVFRETGVGVWRVDNTYYITQLFLRR encoded by the coding sequence ATGTCCGGCAAATTGCCCCAGATGCTTTGGGTGGTAGGTATTACGTTGATTCCGCTTGTTTTAACCGGCTGTGAACAAATGATTGAGTATTTGCCACCCTTGCCCAGAATCGAAGTGCCATCAAGTAAACCGCTACAGTCACCACTTCCTGCACAATCTGGCAACACTGCTCAAATAGAGACAGCAGTACGTCAACGCATTAACAAAGTACGGCAAACAAAAGGTCTGCAACCGCTAGACAACAATGAGAGACTAGCACAAGTAGCCCGAAACTACAGTCGGCAAATGGCAGAAAAAAACTTCTTCAGTCACACTGGTGCTGATGGTAGCGATTTGCAAGACCGAGTACGTGCTGGTGGCATCTCTTACTGGATGGTAGGGGAAAATCTGTTTAAAAGTACCAATGTTCCTCAACCTGTACCAGTAGCAGTTGATGGTTGGATGAAAAGCCCCGGACACCGAGAGAATATTCTTCGTCCAGTTTTCAGAGAAACGGGTGTGGGAGTTTGGCGAGTTGACAATACTTATTACATTACACAACTGTTTTTGCGCCGTTAG